The following DNA comes from Planktothrix serta PCC 8927.
CTTGAATCTGGGGTAATCAGCACGTCTTTCAAAGAAGTTGATAAATGCTCGACTAAGATTCAAACAGACAACCTGTAAGCATTGGCTATAGGTATTTTTTAACCATTCATATTCTTTCTTTAGATCGGGTAGTTGCTTCTGTAAGTCGTAACGTGACAATCCTTTCCCTGTTTGCTGATAAGTTTCATTTGTCAAGTTCAAAAAACGATTCCACAGCCAACGAACAGAGCCAAAAGCTTGAGCTAATAACTCTTGTTGTTGAACTGTGGGATAGATTCTGACTTTGACTGTTTTCAGCATTTTATCGGGAACCACGTTTATGATAAAATACTAACAAAAGGAGTTCTGAATTGTCAAGGATGCTCATCGCACTTTTTTGTTTTCCCAAAATTCATCTGCACCCCGCTTCGAGTAAAGGGTGAGAACTTCTTTTGGGGATTTCGTTAAATTTAGTTAAGATTATGAATAACAAAATGCGATCGCAGTCCACCCGCACTGCATTTGTACATTCAATACTCCATAACCTAGGGCAACGCAATTTATGAAGACGTCGTGGAAAACAATACTGCTTTGGACTTTACCCGCCTTGGTCATCGGGTTTTTTGTCTGGCAAGGAGCTTTTGCCACTGCACCCGCAGAATTCGGTAAAAACACCGCCAGCACCCGCATGAGCTATGGCCGTTTCTTAGACTATTTGAATGCTGGTCGTGTGACCAGTGTGGAATTGTATGATGGCGGTCGCACGGCCATTGTCGATGCCATTGATCCCCAACTGGATAACCGCCTTCAACGGTTGCGGGTGGACTTACCCAATAACGCCCCAGAACTGATCACCCGATTAAGAGAGTCTAATATTAGTTTTGATAGCCATCCCCCTCGCAATGATGGTGCTCTGTGGGGACTCGTGGGCAATTTGATCTTCCCAATTTTATTAATCGCGGGTCTATTCTTTCTGTTCCGTCGCTCGAATAACGTTCCTGGTGGCCCCGGTCAAGCCATGAACTTTGGCAAGTCTAAGGCTAGATTTCAAATGGAAGCCAAAACCGGAGTCCTATTTGATGATGTGGCTGGGGTAGAAGAAGCCAAAGAAGAATTACAAGAAGTGGTAACATTCCTGAAAAAACCCGAACGGTTTACGGCGGTTGGGGCGAGAATTCCTAAAGGGGTGTTATTAGTCGGCCCTCCAGGGACAGGTAAAACCTTATTAGCCAAAGCCATCGCTGGAGAAGCGGGTGTTCCCTTCTTCAGTATCTCCGGTTCGGAATTTGTGGAAATGTTTGTCGGTGTGGGCGCGTCCCGGGTTCGTGACCTGTTCAAAAAAGCCAAAGAAACCGCCCCTTGTATCGTCTTTATTGATGAAATTGACGCCGTTGGTCGTCAACGCGGCGCCGGAATTGGCGGGGGAAATGATGAACGCGAACAAACCCTAAACCAATTATTAACGGAAATGGACGGGTTTGAGGGTAATACCGGAATTATTATTATTGCCGCTACAAACCGCCCTGATGTTCTGGACTCCGCCCTTCTGCGTCCGGGTCGCTTTGACCGTCAAATCACTGTTGACGCCCCGGATATTAAAGGCCGTTTAGCGGTATTGGAAGTTCACGCCCGCAATAAGAAAATTTCTGAGGAAGTGTCCTTAGAAGCGATCGCCCGTCGGACTCCTGGGTTTACCGGGGCTGACTTAGCCAACTTGCTCAACGAAGCCGCGATTTTAACGGCCCGTCGTCGCAAAGAAGGCATGACCATGTTAGAAATTGATGATGCGGTGGATCGGGTAATTGCCGGGATGGAAGGAACCCCGTTAATTGATGGCAAGAGCAAACGCTTAATTGCCTATCACGAAATCGGTCATGCCATCGTTGGAACTCTGCTGAAAGACCATGATCCGGTACAGAAAGTGACGTTAATTCCCAGGGGTCAGGCCCAGGGGTTAACTTGGTTTATGCCCGATGAAGATCAAGGCTTAATTTCCCGTTCTCAAATCCTAGCGCGGATTACCGGAGCCTTGGGGGGACGGGCAGCCGAAGATATTATTTTTGGAGACTCGGAAGTGACAACGGGTGCAGGTGGCGACTTACAACAGGTTGCTGGCATGGCCCGTCAGATGGTAACTCGTTACGGAATGTCCGATTTAGGGCCATTATCCTTAGAATCTCAGCAGGAAGTTTTCTTAGGTCGGGACTTTGCGACTCGTACCGAATATTCTAACGAAATTGCCTCTCGCATTGATGGTCAAATTCGCGCCATTGCTGGTCATTGTTATCAGCAAGCTTGTCAAGTTATTCGAGATAACCGAGCCGTCATTGATCGGTTAGTAGATCTTTTGATTGAAAAAGAAAGCATCGACGGCGATGAATTTCGGCAAATTGTGGCTGAGTACACAGAAGTTCCTGACAAAGAACGATTTGCGGCTGTGCTTTAATCTCAATTCCAGTCTCAATTAACCTAAAATTAACAAGGGTAAAGCATTGCTTACCCTTGTTTTTTAGGGAGGAAAGTAACGATAAATATCTTTACGGTGGAGAACTCTGGCAAAAGTAACAGTTTCGCCATCAAAATAAAAACCGATTCGATAGTCGCCAACCCTAAGCCGATAGGCATTGTCATCGCCTTTTAATTTTTTCAGGTTAATAATTGTCTGTAAATCGGTAAGATTGGGTATTTCTTCAAAAGCGATCGCCTTGATTTGATCAAATACAGGTGTACTTTTTAGAGCTTTTAAAACATAGCAGAAAACTGGGTAAATATTCAATATTCATTCTTTTTCCAGTTCTGTAAGTGCTTCCTGTAAACTGAGTGGCTTTTCATGTTTTACTTCAGCCATAGCCATGAGAAGTCCTCGATCTTCGAGTGCGTCGAGAAGATATTGATAGTCAGTATAATTCAGGATGACTTGACTAATGTTACCTTCAGCATCAAAGAGCAATTCTTTAGCAAGAGGATAGTCTTCTATTTTCATGAATTTTTAGGTTTAAATGAGTGAAGAAGGGTTGATCAGTCGTTGTTGAGCTTCAACGCTTAGGCTGCATCCAAGCGCAACAACTTTAAGAAAAACATCTCTACTATTATAATTTGTTGATCATTGCCTCAATGTCAACCGGGAAAATACTAAATTAACAACAAAACCATATTATTATGATTATTATGGGTTAAAAAGGAACAATAACATGATTACTCAAGCAGAATATCGACAACGACGGGAACAATTAATGGCGAAAATTAAACAGGGAACTGCTATTTTTAGAAGTTCACCGATGGCTGTAATGCACAATGATGTTGAATATAATTTTCGCCAAGATAGTGATTTTTTCTATTTAACCGGGTTTAATGAAGCCAATGCGGTTGCAGTATTAGCTCCCCATCATCAAGAACATCGATATATTTTATTTGTACAGCCGAAAGACCCAGAAAAAGAAACTTGGTCAGGGTATATTACTGGAGTTGAAAAAGCCAAAGAACTGTATGGAGCCGATGAAGTTTATCCTATTAACGAGTTAGATGAAAAATTACCCCAATATTTACAAAAAGCGGAACGAATTTATTATCGCTTAGGACGAGATGAAAAATTCAATCAAACGATTTTAAAACATTGGCAAAAATTATTAAGAGTTTATCCTAAACATGGCACAGGGCCAACTGCTATTGAGGATGTTTGTACAATTTTACATCCGATGCGCTTAATTAAAAGCGATACGGAATTAGAGTTAATGCGGAAAGCCACAGATATATCTGTAAAAGCCCATAACCACGCGAGGGAATTTGCTCAACCCGGACGATATGAGTATGAAATTCAAGCGGAAATTGAACATATTTTTGGCTTAAATGGGGGAACTATTGCCTATCCTTCTATTGTCGCATCGGGGAAAAATGCTTGTATTTTGCATTATGTAGAAAATAATTGCCAAGTGCAAGAGAACGATTTAATATTAATTGATGCCGGATGTTGTTATCAATATTATAATGGAGATATTACCCGTACCTTTCCAGTTAGCGGTAAATTCACACCGGAACAAAAGATTATTTATGAACTGGTTTTAAAAGCTCAATTAGCCGCCATTGAACAAGTTAAACCGGGAAATCCTTATAAAAATATTCATGATACTGCGGTGCGGGTTTTAGTGGAAGGTTTAATGGATTTAGGGTTATTAGTGGGGGAGATTGAGGAAATTATTAAAGAAGAAAAATATAAACCTTTTTATATGCACAGAACTGGACATTGGTTAGGGTTAGATGTGCATGATGTTGGGGTTTATCAATGGGGTGAAAATCCGCAACCCTTACAACCTGGAAATATATTAACAGTTGAACCGGGAATTTATATTTCTCCTAATATTAAACTTGTTGAAGGACAACCGGAAATCCCCGAATGTTGGCGAGGAATTGGAGTCAGAATTGAAGATGATGTTTTAGTCACTTCTGGCGGGTATGAAGTGTTAACCGCAGGTGTTCCTAAGTCTGTGGAAGCAATGGAAAGATAAGAGTGTAGAGACGTTGTATACAACGTCTCTACTAAGCATTATTTTTAGGTTTGTTTATCCCGTTTATAGATAAAAATTTTTACACCCTTTATACAAAATTATGATATAATATAAACGTCTATAGCAAGTTAAATTAACATTAATTTAGTCTTAACAATTCTTAATTCCTTATGACTCATGTTTTGATATTGTACTCTTCTTTAGGTGCTGGACATAATAGTGCAGCTAAAGCATTAAATCAAGCCTTTTCTCATTTTCCAGATGTCACTGTTACGGTAGAAGATGCCTTAGATTATGCTAGTCCTATTTATCGTAATACCGTTACCAGTATTTATAAACAATTAAGCGAAAAAGCTCCTCAAATTTATCGCGCCTATTATGAAGGAACCGATGTAGAAGATTTAGAACGTTCCTTAGAATTAAATATTGTTACTGCTAAACTAGAACGAGTTTTTTTTAGAAAATTGAGGCATTTTATTGAAAAAGTCAACCCTGATGCCATTGTTTGTGTTCAACAAATTCCCAGCCGTCTGTTACAATTATTAGAAGAAGAAGAACGCATCTCCAAACCCCATTATGTCGTGATTACTGATGTAATTGCTCACAGTAGTTGGATTAATAAAGAAGTAGATGGTTATTATTTACCGAACGATTTAACCGTCGATTTTCTAATTAAACGAGGCGTTGACCCTGCTATTCTTCATGTCACCGGAATTCCGATTAAACTGGAAATCTTAGAACCCAAATCTCAAGTCGAAATGCGACAACGTTATCACCTAGTAACGGACAAACCTGTTATTACTATATTTGGAGGAGGGTTACATTATAAACGGGTACGTTTGATGGTTTCTCAACTCATGGATAACCTCCAAAGTGGAACATTAATTGTAGCAGCCGGACGCAATGAACAACTGTTAGATTCATTAACAGAATTAGACTCTACCCCAGAAATAGAACTGCGAAAAATAGGATTAATTGATTATGTGGATGATTTAGTTGTAGCGAGTGATTTAGTCATTACCAAAGCCGGAGGATTAATTGTTAGTGAAATCTTAGCTAGAGGAACACCCATGATTATTGTAGACCCGTTTCCCGGTCAAGAAGAATGGAATGCGGATTTAGTTGTGGCGGCGGGTGCAGGAGTACAGTTAAAATTACCTGAAATGGTTGCTCCTTGTGTAAAGTTTCTGTTAAACCATTCAGAACGATTATCCCAAATGCAAGCCGCTGCTTTAGAATTAGGAGAACCTCGCGCGGCTCTCAATATTGCTGAAAATATTTTATCACAAATCACAATAGACAATAGTTTTTAGAAACCCAAAGAATAATAATTGCTCTTATTCTTTGTGTCTTGGTGTCTTTGTGGTTAGATTAAACTTAATTATTCTCAAGCTCCCAACGCAACTACTATATTAACAAAAGGAGATTAAATTTTGACTGCTCAAAGTAACTTTTTATGGGGCGTTGCTACATCTGGGTATCAAAGCGAAGGCGGTTATAACGGTGTTGGACAACCCCAGAATAACTGGTCAGAAAGTGAACAAAAAGGTAGAGTGATGCGAACCGGAAGCGCTTCGGATTTTTGGACTCGCTACCCAGAAGATTTTTCTAATTGTCAAGAATTAGGGTTAAATTCTTTTCGCTTAAGTTTAGAATGGAGTCGAATTCAACCCACAACAACCCCTGAAATTTCTCCAGCCCCAAATTATGATTTTCAAGTCTTAGATGACTATGCTGAACGCATCGCCAGTTGTCGTCAACATGGCTTAGAACCCATTGTCACCCTACATCATTTTACCCATCCTGCTTGGTTAGGAATTGATGCTTGGTTATCCCCAGAAACCATCGATTGTTTTATTGATTATGTTAGGGTAACAGTTACCCATATTAACCAGCGTTTAACGGATTATCATCAACAACCGCCAATTCATTGGTATATTACCATTAATGAACCCAATATTTTAGTCTTAAACACCTATTTAAGTGGTCAATTTCCCGTCGGGAATTTTACAGGAATTCTAGCGGTTTGGCGAGCTTATAATCATTTATTGGCGGCTCATATTCGTGCCTATAATGTGGTTCATGATATTTATGAACAGTATGGTTGGAAACAACCCCTAGTAACCTTAAACACCTATTGTAGTGACTTATATTGGTCAGAAAAAGTGATCTGGGATTTGTTAGACGCGCAGAAAAATCAAGTCAAACCCAAGGAACTCAGAAATTATGTTTATGCTCAAGCTAAACATTTAGAAACAGCTTTGCGTCAAGCTTCTTTACCTTTTCGCAAAGATTTTCCCTATCAATTGGGACGGTTAGCGCGTTGGATGGGAAATCGAATTGGTCATCGGACTTTTGATATACAACATTTAGATTATTATTGGCAAGAATTAATGGTTTCTCCTCGCCAAAAAGTCTATGATTATCTCGCCATCGATTATTATGATCCCTTTATTGCTCATACCTTCCGTTTACCCTCTTTTTCTGATTTTGAATTTAAAACTAAAGGAATTAGAAATTGGTTAATGACCGGAATTACGAGTAAATGGTGGGACTGGCGAGCGCTCCCTGAAGGATTATCGTTTTTCTGCAAATACTATGCTCAGGAATATAACCTCCCGATTTTAATCGCTGAAAATGGGATGGCGTTACGTCGAAAACCCGATAATAGTATTGCAACTCGCCGATCTGATCAACTGCATCGCAGCCAATTTTTAGAAGCTCATCTTCGCCAAATTCAACAGTTATTAAAGGAAAATATTCCCATTGTGGGTTATATGCACTGGTCACTCACCGATAATTATGAATGGGGATCTTATACGCCCAGGTTTGGGTTATTTAGTATTGATTTTAATCGCGGAACAGAACGGGAATTTGAGGATCATTTAGGCGATCGCCCGGCGGAAACCTATGCTAAATTAATCAAAGAAATTCAAGGGTAAAGGAGTGAGGAATTTACTTCTATTTTATCGGGGATAAGCCATAAATCCAAACGATTAATAAGGGAGTGACAATCGTTAAAATTAAGTTCAGGGGGGCACCGACACGGGTAAAGTCGAAGAATTTGTATCCCCCTGGACTGTAAACCATTGTATTTGTTTGATAGCCAATGGGGGTCATATAACTATTAGAAGCCGCAAACGTCACCGCATACATAAAAGCAAAGGGATTTAAACCTAATGTTGTTGCGACTTTTACAGCAACAGGAAGCATTAACACTACCGTTGCATTATTAGACAGAATTTCTGTCAGAAGGGATGTGGCAATATAGAATAATAATAAAATCCAATAACCGGATAAATGACCGCCAAAAGCGACTAAAGTATCCGCTAACCATTGGGTAGCACCCGATTTATCCATCGCTATTCCTAATGGAATTAATCCTGCTAATAGAAACACAACATCCCAACGAACCGCCCCATAAACCTCTCCGGGTTTGATACAGCCTGTAATCACCATTAAAATTACACCTGCTAAGGCGCTGACTAAAATCGGCATTAAATTAAAAGCTGCGACAACAATAACACCTAAAATAATGGCTAGTGCAATCCAAGCTTTATCCTGTCTGAGGGTTTCTACATCTCGTTCTTCTAAAACTAGGAGTTCCCGTGTTGTTTGTAACCCAACAAAACTTTGTCTTGGCCCTTGTAGTAATAATAAATCTCCAAATCGTAAGGGAACTTTCCCTAATCGTCCTTGAACTAATTCGGAACCTCGACGAATTGCTAAAACCGTTGCGTTGTAGCGTTGACGGAATCTTAAATCTTTTAAGGTTGTTCCAATTAATCGGGAGTTAGATAAAATCAAAACCTCGGCTATTTTTTCTTCCCCAGAACTCAAAACGGTTTCTAAAGATTCCTCTTTAAATTTAACATCGGGAAGAATATCTAACCCTTTTTCATCTCGAATTTTGAGTAAATCTTCTCGATTACTGCGAACAATTAAAATATCCCCAGCACTCAATACTTTATCG
Coding sequences within:
- the ftsH2 gene encoding ATP-dependent zinc metalloprotease FtsH2, which translates into the protein MKTSWKTILLWTLPALVIGFFVWQGAFATAPAEFGKNTASTRMSYGRFLDYLNAGRVTSVELYDGGRTAIVDAIDPQLDNRLQRLRVDLPNNAPELITRLRESNISFDSHPPRNDGALWGLVGNLIFPILLIAGLFFLFRRSNNVPGGPGQAMNFGKSKARFQMEAKTGVLFDDVAGVEEAKEELQEVVTFLKKPERFTAVGARIPKGVLLVGPPGTGKTLLAKAIAGEAGVPFFSISGSEFVEMFVGVGASRVRDLFKKAKETAPCIVFIDEIDAVGRQRGAGIGGGNDEREQTLNQLLTEMDGFEGNTGIIIIAATNRPDVLDSALLRPGRFDRQITVDAPDIKGRLAVLEVHARNKKISEEVSLEAIARRTPGFTGADLANLLNEAAILTARRRKEGMTMLEIDDAVDRVIAGMEGTPLIDGKSKRLIAYHEIGHAIVGTLLKDHDPVQKVTLIPRGQAQGLTWFMPDEDQGLISRSQILARITGALGGRAAEDIIFGDSEVTTGAGGDLQQVAGMARQMVTRYGMSDLGPLSLESQQEVFLGRDFATRTEYSNEIASRIDGQIRAIAGHCYQQACQVIRDNRAVIDRLVDLLIEKESIDGDEFRQIVAEYTEVPDKERFAAVL
- a CDS encoding type II toxin-antitoxin system RelE family toxin, with translation MNIYPVFCYVLKALKSTPVFDQIKAIAFEEIPNLTDLQTIINLKKLKGDDNAYRLRVGDYRIGFYFDGETVTFARVLHRKDIYRYFPP
- a CDS encoding aminopeptidase P N-terminal domain-containing protein; the protein is MITQAEYRQRREQLMAKIKQGTAIFRSSPMAVMHNDVEYNFRQDSDFFYLTGFNEANAVAVLAPHHQEHRYILFVQPKDPEKETWSGYITGVEKAKELYGADEVYPINELDEKLPQYLQKAERIYYRLGRDEKFNQTILKHWQKLLRVYPKHGTGPTAIEDVCTILHPMRLIKSDTELELMRKATDISVKAHNHAREFAQPGRYEYEIQAEIEHIFGLNGGTIAYPSIVASGKNACILHYVENNCQVQENDLILIDAGCCYQYYNGDITRTFPVSGKFTPEQKIIYELVLKAQLAAIEQVKPGNPYKNIHDTAVRVLVEGLMDLGLLVGEIEEIIKEEKYKPFYMHRTGHWLGLDVHDVGVYQWGENPQPLQPGNILTVEPGIYISPNIKLVEGQPEIPECWRGIGVRIEDDVLVTSGGYEVLTAGVPKSVEAMER
- a CDS encoding MGDG synthase family glycosyltransferase, with translation MTHVLILYSSLGAGHNSAAKALNQAFSHFPDVTVTVEDALDYASPIYRNTVTSIYKQLSEKAPQIYRAYYEGTDVEDLERSLELNIVTAKLERVFFRKLRHFIEKVNPDAIVCVQQIPSRLLQLLEEEERISKPHYVVITDVIAHSSWINKEVDGYYLPNDLTVDFLIKRGVDPAILHVTGIPIKLEILEPKSQVEMRQRYHLVTDKPVITIFGGGLHYKRVRLMVSQLMDNLQSGTLIVAAGRNEQLLDSLTELDSTPEIELRKIGLIDYVDDLVVASDLVITKAGGLIVSEILARGTPMIIVDPFPGQEEWNADLVVAAGAGVQLKLPEMVAPCVKFLLNHSERLSQMQAAALELGEPRAALNIAENILSQITIDNSF
- a CDS encoding glycoside hydrolase family 1 protein, encoding MTAQSNFLWGVATSGYQSEGGYNGVGQPQNNWSESEQKGRVMRTGSASDFWTRYPEDFSNCQELGLNSFRLSLEWSRIQPTTTPEISPAPNYDFQVLDDYAERIASCRQHGLEPIVTLHHFTHPAWLGIDAWLSPETIDCFIDYVRVTVTHINQRLTDYHQQPPIHWYITINEPNILVLNTYLSGQFPVGNFTGILAVWRAYNHLLAAHIRAYNVVHDIYEQYGWKQPLVTLNTYCSDLYWSEKVIWDLLDAQKNQVKPKELRNYVYAQAKHLETALRQASLPFRKDFPYQLGRLARWMGNRIGHRTFDIQHLDYYWQELMVSPRQKVYDYLAIDYYDPFIAHTFRLPSFSDFEFKTKGIRNWLMTGITSKWWDWRALPEGLSFFCKYYAQEYNLPILIAENGMALRRKPDNSIATRRSDQLHRSQFLEAHLRQIQQLLKENIPIVGYMHWSLTDNYEWGSYTPRFGLFSIDFNRGTEREFEDHLGDRPAETYAKLIKEIQG
- a CDS encoding SLC13 family permease, producing the protein MTNIVLTLSIVVLALIAFIFEWLPVDLTALTVTVVLMIFKLVTPDEGISGFGNSATITVMAMFILSAGITKTGVVQTVRDWLLKWGGKTAGQQILVMGLIVGPITAFINNTAVVAIFLPIIEDWCRKQKISPSKLLIPLSYATVLGGMITVIGTSTNVLASGISKQMGYGEFQLFQFTLLGVITFIIGLVYLAVIAPRLLPNRKPANFDILQQEYGLKDYVSEVVITPRSILVGQTLKASEIQRKFDLDVLELIQNNMRFAQPLADKVLSAGDILIVRSNREDLLKIRDEKGLDILPDVKFKEESLETVLSSGEEKIAEVLILSNSRLIGTTLKDLRFRQRYNATVLAIRRGSELVQGRLGKVPLRFGDLLLLQGPRQSFVGLQTTRELLVLEERDVETLRQDKAWIALAIILGVIVVAAFNLMPILVSALAGVILMVITGCIKPGEVYGAVRWDVVFLLAGLIPLGIAMDKSGATQWLADTLVAFGGHLSGYWILLLFYIATSLLTEILSNNATVVLMLPVAVKVATTLGLNPFAFMYAVTFAASNSYMTPIGYQTNTMVYSPGGYKFFDFTRVGAPLNLILTIVTPLLIVWIYGLSPIK